From the Amblyraja radiata isolate CabotCenter1 chromosome 14, sAmbRad1.1.pri, whole genome shotgun sequence genome, one window contains:
- the nfkbiz gene encoding NF-kappa-B inhibitor zeta, translating into MILDRGSENSNDGENWLMSSPINLGSFYQSSPAASEPPSPASPLSETSSCGVPSPVACLGTARAVKQPFQGVRVKHPVKDLLNYLRSTHSDTKLESHLTHSNSSEEPFSQIRTVLSGQKRSALENLTDAPPYKQSATPASSYPLTPPQTPSSENSDGAHKTESRNDVTPDVLEAIIKMLQNDTHEISLNTVQVNWANVAKNDQTFHKEGKFRNNSCMQQLHECHLASELCQDFKQFPVRSPPQISGQQEDLKPYQAVHQSPTFQQVLPCGQVLGFHQMPSDFPDCTFAFPMHPNPSMPEELSFPQIGDQLVGSQQSSEFYMPSCGSLQPNPQGDVSQHASLYYPSQTQGKSFFQWQLEQEEKKLFHLTQVQLLSKDSDGDTLLHITAAQGRRALAYVLGKKMAAVNMIDVKEHNGQSALQVAVAANQHLIVQDLVTLGAQVNTSDRWGRTPLHVIAEKGHFHVLMGIEKGLSLSCQHFNLEVTNFDGMTPLHCAVLAQNHIAHELQSKLHQQPLSVETQELVMTSKSLLDTIKALLQMGASIETRDRKSGRTPLHMAAEETNVELLRCFLEQPTSLNVVNAKAYNGNTALHIAAGMQDRLSQVDAVRLLMRKGADPSARNLENEQPVHLVPDGLRGEEVKRILKGKAAQSRMSLF; encoded by the exons ATGATCCTCGACCGAGGGAGCGAGAACTCGAACGACGGCGAGAACTGGCTGATGTCGAGCCCCATCAACCTGGGCTCCTTCTACCAGAGCTCCCCCGCGGCCAGCGAGCCGCCATCGCCCGCCTCGCCGCTGTCCGAGACGTCCAGCTGCGGCGTCCCGTCGCCAG TGGCCTGCTTGGGAACAGCAAGGGCTGTGAAACAACCCTTCCAGGGAGTTAGAGTGAAGCATCCTGTCAAGGACCTCCTCAATTACTTGAGGAGCACTCACTCAGACACCAAGCTGGAAAGTCACCTG ACTCATTCAAATTCATCAGAAGAGCCATTTTCTC AAATAAGAACTGTCCTGAGTGGCCAAAAAAGATCAGCTTTGGAGAACCTAACTGATGCACCTCCATATAAGCAATCTGCAACGCCTGCGTCATCCTACCCACTG ACTCCGCCCCAGACTCCAAGCTCCGAGAATTCAGATGGAGCCCATAAAACTGAATCACGAAATGATGTAACTCCAGATGTTCTTGAGGCCATAATTAAAATGTTGCAGAATGACACCCATGAGATTTCTCTGAATACTGTCCAGGTCAACTGGGCCAATGTTGCCAAGAATGATCAAACTTTCCATAAGGAAGGAAAATTCCGCAACAACAGTTGTATGCAGCAACTCCATGAATGCCATCTAGCCTCTGAACTGTGCCAGGACTTTAAGCAATTCCCAGTACGTAGTCCGCCGCAAATTTCTGGACAACAGGAGGACCTGAAGCCATATCAAGCTGTCCACCAATCTCCAACTTTCCAGCAAGTTCTCCCCTGTGGACAGGTCCTAGGTTTTCACCAGATGCCAAGTGATTTTCCAGATTGTACATTTGCTTTTCCAATGCACCCAAATCCATCCATGCCCGAGGAGTTATCATTTCCTCAAATTGGTGACCAGCTTGTGGGCAGTCAACAATCGTCTGAATTTTATATGCCAAGTTGTGGCTCCCTGCAGCCTAACCCCCAGGGTGATGTGTCGCAGCATGCCTCTTTGTACTATCCATCACAAACTCAAGGCAAGTCCTTTTTTCAATGGCAACTTGAACAAGAGGAGAAGAAATTGTTCCATCTTACTCAAGTGCAACTTCTTTCCAAAGACTCTGATGGTGACAC TCTTTTACACATCACTGCTGCACAGGGCAGACGGGCTCTTGCATATGTTCTTGGAAAGAAGATGGCTGCTGTTAACATGATAGATGTTAAGGAACACAATGGTCAG AGTGCTTTACAAGTGGCTGTTGCTGCCAACCAGCACCTGATTGTCCAGGACCTGGTCACCCTTGGAGCACAAGTTAATACTTCGGATCGCTGGGGTAGAACACCACTGCATGTCATTGCCGAAAAGGGACACTTTCATGTGCTTATG GGCATTGAAAAGGGTTTATCGCTAAGTTGTCAGCATTTCAATCTGGAAGTTACAAACTTTGATG GTATGACTCCTCTACATTGTGCAGTCTTGGCCCAGAATCACATTGCTCATGAGCTTCAGAGTAAACTTCATCAGCAACCTCTATCTGTTGAGACACAAGAACTGGTCATGACAAGCAAGAGCTTGTTGGATACGATTAAAGCCTTATTACAGATGGGAGCTTCTATTGAAACTCGG GATCGGAAGAGTGGTCGCACTCCTCTGCATATGGCTGCAGAAGAAACGAATGTCGAACTTCTGCGTTGCTTTCTTGAGCAACCCACCAGTCTCAATGTGGTAAATGCCAAG GCATATAATGGGAACACCGCACTTCACATTGCAGCTGGCATGCAAGACCGGCTCAGTCAGGTAGATGCAGTTCGGCTTCTGATGAGAAAGGGAGCTGATcccagtgccagaaacctggagAATGAACAGCCAGTACATCTTGTACCAGATGGTTTAAGAGGAGAAGAG GTTAAACGGATCTTGAAGGGTAAAGCTGCCCAATCGAGAATGTCCCTCTTCTGA